From the Rhizomicrobium palustre genome, the window CAGAATTTGATAGATGTCTTGCCCGGCGGCGAGCGCGAAGCCCGTCACCACAATGGCGGTGACCAGCACCTGGACAAAGGCATAGCCCGGGCCATAGCGCCGGTTGGTCAGAAAGACACAGAAGAAGCCGGTCGGCACCAAAGCATGTGCCAGAGTGAGCCAGCCCTGACCGGCCCCCAAAATGCTCACCGGCGTGTCGCGATAGAGAAATACGCCGATCACCCAGGCCAAAAGTACGCCGACCGAAACGGCCACGCGCGCTGTCGCAGCCAGCGCGCCCAGGATTTTCTCACCAAAACCAGATTTGCGGCCGTAGCCATAGGCGGCGGCATAGGGAACGTCGCTCGCCGCCCTTAACCGGTAGAGGCCCCGGTCTTGCGGAGCCATCTGCATGCCGCCAACGCGGCCCGGAACCACATGTCGATTATACGCCTGCACCATAACCCACCCCGTAATGCCCGGCCTTTTAATGACCTGGCACATTTTGACACATTACGGGAGATTTATTGCAGGCACTATGCCGTTAAACGCGAAAAACAGCGTAAACGTCGCTTTACCGCGTTTTTTATCGGCACATTACGCTGCGGTGGCGGCGACCTTCTTGGCAACCTGACGCTTCAGCTTGAGAGCCTTCGGCGACAAAGTCGCATCGCTGGCCTTGAGCAAGAAGGCATCCAGGCCGCCGAGCTTGTCGACGGAACGCAGGGCGTTCATGCTGATCTTCAGCTTGTAGATCTGCTTCAGGCTGTCGCTGGCGAGCGAGATCACCTGCAGGTTCGGACGGAAAACCCGCTTGGTCTTGTTATTGGCATGGCTGACGTTATGGCCAACCTGAAGGGTCTTTCCGGTCAATTCGCAACGGCGCGACATAGGTGTTCCTCGGGGTACAGCCCGGCCAAGCCGGGATTCGCGAAAGAGGCGCTCTCATAATTGCGCAGCGCCACCGGGTCAAGACATTGTCGTGACGGTGCCCGCCGGTTCGGGGCTTTTAGGCTGGCATTGCGGCCATTTAGGGGACAAATCGCCCCGGCTTTTAACGAATTTATCATGTCAGCGGGTTCGACAACCGGGCCTGCGTCATAATAAAACCTCTGCGGAACCACAGCTCCGGCACCCTTTCCATGCGGATTTCGACCACCGTCTTTACGCTTTTGGCCCTGGCAGCCCCCCTGGCGGCCCCTGCGGGGATGGCGCTGGCGGCGGGTGGCGCAGGCAGCGAAACCGCCGGTCCAGGCGGCAGCCTGACCCTGGCCATGACCCTTTATGCGGGCGGCATCACGCTGGGCAAGGTGGATATGGACGCCAAATTCAGCGGCGCCAATTACCATGTCGTCTCGAACCTGGAGACTTCGGGCGTGGTCAACGCCTTCTGGCAGTCCCAGATCCAGGCAACCTCGAATGGCAAGCTCGAAAAGAAGTCGATGCAGCCGGGAATGTATCAGTCCTTCTATACCGGCCATTCTGCCAAGAACCAGGAAGTGTCGCTGACCTATGAGGACGGCTATCCAGCCCGCCTCTACGCCAATCCCAGCTATCCCCTCACCGGCTATGAAGTGAAGCCGGAAGAGAAAAAGGGCACCGTCGATCCCTTGAGCGCGGTACTGATGATCGCGGCCACGGCCAATACCGAAGGCGGCAATCCCTGCAGCGTGAAGGCGCCGGTTTACGATGGCCGCCGCCGCTACGATGTGACTCTGGCGAAGGTGAAGCCGGTCAACGTCACCATGGATAACGGCCTCTACAAGGGCCAGGCCATGCTGTGCTCGATCGAATACAAGCAGCTTTCGGGCTATAAGCCGCGCGTTTTGCGTGACACCAACTTCCCGGCGATCAATGCCTGGGTGGCGGTGTTTCCCAGCGCCGTTACCGGCCGCAGCTATGCCATCCCCTTACGCGTCTGGGCCAATACGCAGTACGGCGTGATCGCCGCCGTCACCAACACCCTGAAAATCGACGGCCAAACCCCGAAGGTGAATTGAGGGCGCCCCGTCGACAGGTCTCGCGCGCGGCGCTATAGCGGCGGTATGGTCGAACTCGTTCCGCTCACCGGCCCTGCGATTGCTGCGCATATCGGCGATCTAGCGCGCTTGCGCATCACCGTGTTCCGCGACTGGCCGTATCTCTACGAAGGCGATGAAGCTTACGAACGCGACTACCTCTCGGTTTTCGCGAACACGCAAGATGCGCTGGTTGTCCTCGCAATCGACAATGGTGCCGTGGTGGGCGCCTCCACCGGCATGCCGCTTCTGGCCGAGCAGGATTATGTCCGCGCGCCGTTCCAGAAGGCTGGCATCGACGAAGCACCGATTTTCTATTTCAGCGAATCCGTTTTGCTTTTCTCCTATCGTGGCCAAGGCATTGGGGTGCGCTTTTTCGAAGCCCGCGAGGACTTCGCGCGGCAAAAGCATGAATGGGCCTATTTTTGCGGCGTGGTGCGCGCCGACAACCACCCTGCCCGGCCCTCCGATTTCGTGCCGCTGGATGCATTCTGGAAAAAGCGCGGCTATGCGCCCGTCAGCGGCCTCACCGCGTCGTTTTCCTGGAAAGACATCGGCGACAGCGACGAGACCACCAAACCCATGGCCTTCTGGCGCAAGAGGCTCTGATGCGTATCGCGACCGCGGCTTGGCCGATCGAACAGCACGAAAATTGGCAGACCTATGTCGCCAAGGCGGAGCATTGGGTCAAAGAGGCTGCCGATAACGGCGCCGAGCTTCTCGTCTTCCCCGAATATGGAGCCATGGAGCTGACGTCGCTGTTCCCGCCGCGCGAAGATTTGAAAGACAGCCTTGCTGATTTGCAGACCATCTTTGTGCCCTACCGCGAAATTTGGGCGTCGCTCGCCAAACGCTATGGCGTGCATCTGGTGGCGCCGAGTTTTCCGGTGCTACGCGATGGGCGGTATTACAACGAAGCCTGGCTGTTTTCACCTGAGGGCCAAAGCGCCTCTCAGCAGAAACTACACATGACGCGCTTCGAGGATGAGATTTGGGGTATTGCCGCGGGCGACGGCCTGAAGCTCTTCGAGATCGGCGGCATCACCGCCGCCATCGCCATTTGCTACGACGTGGAGTTTCCCGATCAAGTGCAAGCGCTGGCGGCGGCGGGCGCCGATCTCATCCTGGTGCCGTCTTGCACCGATACCGATGCGGGCTACACGCGCGTATCGATCACCGCGCGGGCGCGCGCCATCGAGAACCAGTGTTTTGTGGTACAATCCTCCACCGTCGGCGAAGCGCCCTGGTCGCCCGCCGTGGATGTAAATACCGGCATGGGCAGCATTTACGGCCCCGCCGATAAAGGCTTTCCGGCGGACGGCGTCCTCGCGCGCGGCAAATACAATCAGCCCGGCTGGACCTATGGCGAGCTTGATCTTGCCGCGCTGAAAGCGGTGCGCGCGCAAGGCCAGGTCCTTAATCACCGCGACCAGACAAAAACCGCTTACGGCACGCCCACAATCGCCTTACGGAGCTCGCCATGATGACCGACACCGAAATCCTGATCCGCAGCTATTACGATGCTTTCAACCGCCGCGATTTCGAGGACATGCTGGCGCTGCTTTCCGAGGATGTGCGCCACGACGTCAATGAAGGCGGACATGAAATCGGCCGCGACGCTTTCCGTGCCTTCGTGGAGCGCATGAACCGCTGCTATCGCGAGCACCTCACCGATATCCGCGTCGCGGTCGGCGAACACGGCGCCTATGCCGCCGCCGAATATGTCGTGCACGGAGAATATATCGCCAGCGATGAAGGCCTGCCGCCCGCCAAGGGCCAGAAATACGTCCTGCCGGGCGGGGCCTATTTCGATATCAAGGATGGCCGGATCGCGCGCGTCACCAACTACTACAATCTGTCGGACTGGATCCGGCAGGTGAACCCGTAAGTCGCACCGCTTAACCGCAACATTTCTCTATACGCGTATCCCCTCTTGTTCTAGTTTCTTGGGCAAAAGGATCTGGGGGGATCATGTTCACACGCTGCACCGCCGCGGTTTTGGCGGCTCTGTTCACGATTGCGCCTGCGCTGGCTGCAAAGCCGCCGGTCGAAGCCTTTGCCGATCTGCCGAATATCGCGATGGTGTCCATCTCGCCGGATGGTAAGCGGGTCGCCATGATACAGGGGCTGAAGGGGCGGCCCGTCGTTTCGGTCTGGACATTAAACTCCAACACGCCGCCGATCCTTCTTCCTTATGAAAAAGGCATCATCGATCACGTTCAATGGGCAAACGATCATCGCCTGCTGATCCGCATCAATCTGAATGCGAATCTCTGGGGCGAAGGCGTTCACCCCTGGCATCGCACGGTTTCTATTGATCCCGACACTAGAGATGGTGTCGCCGTGTTCTCCAATATGACCGAAGACCGGGCGGATAATTACTCCGCCTCCCGGGTCAGCGACCTCGCCATGAATGATCCGGACCATATCTACATGCCGCTATATGCGGGCGGCGGCTATGTCATGAGCCAGTATTATCCGCCCGTCAGCACCATGTTCAGGGTCACGCTGGAAAACGGCATGGCCAAGTACATCGAGAAAGGCAATACGAACACCTATGGCTGGGTAATGGATGGCAACGGCAATCTGGTCGCGCGCTTCGACATGACCCCAAAACCGCTTACGGATCATATTTTCGCCTATACGGCGGATAAAAGCTGGAAAGAAATAGCCTCGACCGATGCCACCAACGGCCATGGCTTTGCCGTGCACGGCCTGTCGCAGGATGGCAAGTCGCTGGTCTTGTCGGTCGATGAAGGCCAGGACGGCAGAGGCGTCCACATGTCCATGTCCTTGGCCGACGGTAAGA encodes:
- the rpmB gene encoding 50S ribosomal protein L28 gives rise to the protein MSRRCELTGKTLQVGHNVSHANNKTKRVFRPNLQVISLASDSLKQIYKLKISMNALRSVDKLGGLDAFLLKASDATLSPKALKLKRQVAKKVAATAA
- a CDS encoding DUF3108 domain-containing protein: MRISTTVFTLLALAAPLAAPAGMALAAGGAGSETAGPGGSLTLAMTLYAGGITLGKVDMDAKFSGANYHVVSNLETSGVVNAFWQSQIQATSNGKLEKKSMQPGMYQSFYTGHSAKNQEVSLTYEDGYPARLYANPSYPLTGYEVKPEEKKGTVDPLSAVLMIAATANTEGGNPCSVKAPVYDGRRRYDVTLAKVKPVNVTMDNGLYKGQAMLCSIEYKQLSGYKPRVLRDTNFPAINAWVAVFPSAVTGRSYAIPLRVWANTQYGVIAAVTNTLKIDGQTPKVN
- a CDS encoding GNAT family N-acetyltransferase, encoding MVELVPLTGPAIAAHIGDLARLRITVFRDWPYLYEGDEAYERDYLSVFANTQDALVVLAIDNGAVVGASTGMPLLAEQDYVRAPFQKAGIDEAPIFYFSESVLLFSYRGQGIGVRFFEAREDFARQKHEWAYFCGVVRADNHPARPSDFVPLDAFWKKRGYAPVSGLTASFSWKDIGDSDETTKPMAFWRKRL
- a CDS encoding carbon-nitrogen hydrolase family protein — protein: MRIATAAWPIEQHENWQTYVAKAEHWVKEAADNGAELLVFPEYGAMELTSLFPPREDLKDSLADLQTIFVPYREIWASLAKRYGVHLVAPSFPVLRDGRYYNEAWLFSPEGQSASQQKLHMTRFEDEIWGIAAGDGLKLFEIGGITAAIAICYDVEFPDQVQALAAAGADLILVPSCTDTDAGYTRVSITARARAIENQCFVVQSSTVGEAPWSPAVDVNTGMGSIYGPADKGFPADGVLARGKYNQPGWTYGELDLAALKAVRAQGQVLNHRDQTKTAYGTPTIALRSSP
- a CDS encoding ketosteroid isomerase-related protein — translated: MTDTEILIRSYYDAFNRRDFEDMLALLSEDVRHDVNEGGHEIGRDAFRAFVERMNRCYREHLTDIRVAVGEHGAYAAAEYVVHGEYIASDEGLPPAKGQKYVLPGGAYFDIKDGRIARVTNYYNLSDWIRQVNP